In Sebastes umbrosus isolate fSebUmb1 chromosome 15, fSebUmb1.pri, whole genome shotgun sequence, the genomic window tttaaaaagtacaaatatgtttgtttgtttcctgctCCAGTCCTGCCTGCTGCCTCTGACAAAACACTTAATATAAACTTTATGCTGCTCTAACTCACAACAGTGTCATTTCATTATCATAAGTGAGAGTGCAGTAAATGTTGAGTTTTGAGTACAAAATGAGATATTCACATGCTGGATAGGTAGTGTACTTGTGATTACAACATCTGGTACACCTGTACTGTTCCCATATTTATCTAATACACAGAGACTGGAACAGACATGGAAAAACACTTTAATAATTGAAAGCAACACAAACAAGCAGGCGTAAAATCTGTAGAATTAAATGTCTTCATGTCATTACTGTTTACTGCAATGcaaattctgtttatttttattttgcacaaaggGAAAAGAAATGTATTATAAAAAATGAGTGAATTACCAGAGTGGATGCCCAACATTAGCTAAATTAATGTGAATAAAATGACCTCTGTACAGGCATGAACTTGCacatttatgtctttattttggaggtCCAATGCAGTTACCCAGAGTAAACAACAACGTAACTCTACAGGTGACAAATGCCGataaaacactaaatacacCTTCATGTTGGTTTCCTGTCCATTATAGCATCTGACACCAGAGGACAGAGATGAGCATCATCACACTGACTTGCTCTTCTGCTGCCCTCAAGTGGccacaaaacataacaacaaGTACTTTTATGTTCCAGCATGGCAGCTCCAAACCACTAACTTGTTTTCTTCTCAAGAATGCACTTCCACATTGTCAAACCTCTGAACATGGCAcctcaaaaatacataaataatcaatatcttacaataaataagtaatatagCACAATTATTCTGCTCCTTGAACACAATGagcagatgtgtgtttgtgcatgtgtgcatcatGTACAGGTTAATAGTAAAAATGACTTTCTAtgacagtggttcccaaactttttcatgtcaaggaccccaAAAcggacacaaattagaccatgGACCCAAATTTGATCAGATTTTGTCCCACAGTCCCCCATCTGATAGAATCTTTGCTTTAGATGCTTTATGACAGAAAATGGATGAAACCTAAAAAGCTCATACATTCTGTTAtcgtgttacttatggatgaattatagtgaaaataaatgaggccccttttttgctggggacccccatGAACCCCTTCAAAGACCCCTGGAGTCCCCAGACTTCAATTTGAAAACCACTCTTCTGGGGAACAAGCTGAAGCAGGGACATTTACCATTATCCCATAACTACCTATAGAGATGGCAATGGCTGCAGCAAAAGTTACTTAAACGGAAAATCCACTCTCAAAATGTAGTAGATAGTGTCCTGGTGATTATGTTGAACTTTTAAGCCAGTGTTTTCCCCTGATTTAactcacactcacatacacacagtagatgatagacagctggagcagacttgcgaaaacacaaagaaatgtaAATCTATACAAAACCACAGGGCGTAGAAATCTGTGGATTGAAATGTCAACATGTTACTGACTCAGGCACCGATTGACGAACCatgcccgagtacggtacggagcgttcacactaatcaaacgaactggactttgggagCAAGTGCACTCGGATCCGGgccccgggtccctgatgtgaaaccacccttactaatgtgaaagctgagcggccggggagtggagagggggggcaatcttACATACTGATCAATTGTCCCTAATATGAAAATGCCCTAATTCTCTTAATAGATGCATGTACATGTTTATTGTGCATAATGAAaggatattatattattaacacTAATTTAGAGATTATTAAAAAGGTGTGGAAATATTCCCTTTGATCAACCAGTGATACCTGTTTGAATGTACAGCatttatgaaaatgaaatgacttCTGTACAGACAAATATAAGTGTACATTTGTGTCTTTATTGTGGAGGCCAAAtgcaggtcaacagagcagcaATCTCAGGTGCAAAGGACAGGTTGTACCAGATGCACAAACAGAGGGTTTAATATCAGAACATTGGACGTCATTCCATTTCTGAgcgttgttgtgtttgttttgaacgGAGTGTTCACGTCCTCCATAGTTGTTTGTCTTTTGGTGTACAGGAGAACCAAAGTCCACTGCAGAGCCATCAGACCACATCCATGCGCCTTCTTTGTGGATGTCACTGAGTCTGATCCAGGTGCGTCCCTCAGCAGGGTCAAAGTTTTTGATCAGGGATTTGACGAAGTTCTCTTCATCCAGACTGTGGATAGACACCAGGTTGGCTCCTTGTGACACCAGAGAGGGTGTTTGCACTGTTGGCCTAATATTATTGGTCAAATCAACTTGGCAAACACTTTAAAGTTGCTCGAACAGTATCTGAATATAAGCCAAAAATAGACCACCAGCTCACCTGGAGATGTCACTTAAAACCTAGAATTTATCCCTGATAAAGACCCTCTGAGGTaaaaagctgtgtgtgttttaaaatgaaatcacGATGAAcatatttctacttttttttgcatgttacCCCCCACAGATTCTCGTGGgacaatatttaaaaagtacaaatatgtttgtttgtttcctgctCCAGTCCTGCCTGCTGCCTCTGACAACACACTTAATATAAACTTCATGCTGCCTTTACTCACAACAGTGTCATTTCATTATCATAAGTGAGAGTGCAGTAAATGTTGAGTTTTGTGTACAAAATTGACTTCTGTTCAGACAAATATAAGTGTGCATTTGTGTCTTTATAGTGGAGGCCAAATGCATGTCAACAGAGCAGCAATCTCAGGTGCTAAGGACAGGTTGTACAAGATTTACAAACAGAGGCATACGTTTTAGAACAAGGGACATCATTCCATTTCAGTTCATCACCGAAGTTTCTGTCAACGCAGTGTTCAAGTCCTCCTTTGTTGTTTGGTTCTCCTGGACTCCAATAGGTAAAGTTGACTGCAGACCCATCAGACCACATCCATGCTCCTTGTTTGTGGATGTCACTGAGTCCGGTCCAGGTGGGTCTCTCAGCAGGGTCAAAGTTTTTGATCAGGGATTTGACGAAGGTCTCTTCATCCAGACTGCGGATAGACACCAGGTTGGCTCCCTCTGAGACACAGTAGAGCTCTGCATCAGCCCAGTTCATGACTGAGGCGACGTACTTGTAGCAGCAGTTGTTGAAGCTTTCCCAGAACGTGGGACAGCTGGCACGCTGTAGCTGCACTTCAAGTTCCTCAGAAGGAGACACGGCACCCAGAGCCAGACCAAACAAGAAGAGGAACAAGAGCATGTTGGTGTCTGAGTCTCTGAGTCTTTGGAGTACGTGATCTGTACTGTTGTATGTTATCAAGAATCCTTCAGAGACAGTTGAAAGACCACTTTCTTTTATATGCTTCACAGAGGGTGTCTGCAGTGTTGGTGTGTTATCATTGGTCAAATGCACTTGGCCAACACTTTCAGTTGTACACAACTACACAGTATCTGAACATAAGCCAACAGCaccacattaaacattattattaacattaggCAATCCCTATTATTCATTAATAGAGTGAAAGTACCCTTTGTACCCGCGATGTTAGTCATATCCTGCCAGACTTTGATAGAGATAAGTATTAACTTGTCTGATTTAGAAGAAttttagtgaaaataaatgaggcccctttttgctggggacccccatGAACCCCTTCAAAAACCCCTGGAGTCCCCAGACTTCAATTTGAAAACCACTCTTCTATGACACTGACTATGAACAGACCATGGCTCTGATTTATCAGCTCTTTAGCATCTTTAAAACAAGACTATATAACTttgaagaaaagaaataatagagtccctcttacaaatgaaaagccAAACTCATAACTCATGAGGTCAACATAGGAGTTTTGCTGCCGGCCAATTCAATAAATATCAGCCCAAATCACGACTTTGCCAGAAACCTATGTAAAactgtaaatgtttttacataTGCAATAGAAAACACACCATAAGTGTACAAACTTCATATCTGCATCAAATAATCAAAGATAAAATGTTAGATAAATACTGTCGCAACCAGAGTGCAGTCAGGCAACCAAatacacaacttcccatgtcAATGATGATGGCGTCAAGGTTATCCCTAACAACGATTAAATACAACTCAtgtcaatcaaatatttctcaaattaaatTAGTCAATAACATGAGTGAGTGAACACAACGACGTTTACTGAATTTTGCATCTGTGTTTTTCACCATAAAATGACAGCTTGTTTGGTTGTTTTCGCAATATTTTCAAATCCCTGTCAAATGTTGACAAAAGGATAAGGGTTGGTTCAGTTATAGGTATAGGGGAAACACATGTGGACGGGAAACAGTACTCGACACAACACCGGACAGCAAATAATACACAAGGAGATAATGCAAAAACTTGAACACAAGGAACAGCCTGGAACATTTAACAACCACTGAAGTAGACAGAACGATCTCAGGAGTGGGGAGTGGGGAGTGGGAGGAAAACCAGAGGGTTGATATACTGTGGAGTAGAAGAGTAGATTGCTGACGGGTGTGTGCAGAGCAGGGAGAGGTGATGAGCAGATGGATGGCAGGTGTGCAGGAAGACTGGGCCCAGGTTGATGGCAGGACAGGAAGAGACCGTAGATGTAAATCTACACAAAACCACAGGGCGTAGAAATCTGTGGATTGAAATGTCAACATGTTACTGACTCGGGCACCGATTGACGAACCatgcccgagtacggtacggagcgttcacactaatcaaacaaactggactttgggaGCAAGTGCACTCGgatccctgatgtgaaagcacccttactAAAGTGAAAGATGAGCGGCCGGGgagtggagaggggggggggcaatctTACATACTGATCAATTGTCCCTAATATGAAAATGCCCTAATTCTCTTAATAGATGCATGTACATGTTTATTGTGCATAATGAAaggatattatattattaacacTAATTTAGAGATTATTAAAAAGGTGTGGAAATATTCCCTTTGATCAACCAGTGATACCTGTTTGAATGTACAGCatttatgaaaatgaaatgacttCTGTACAGACAAATATAAGTGTACATTTGTGTCTTTATTGTGGAGGCCAAAtgcaggtcaacagagcagcaATCTCAGGTGCAAAGGACAGGTTGTACCAGATGCACAAACAGAGGGTTTAATATCAGAACATTGGACGTCATTCCATTTCTGAgcgttgttgtgtttgttttgaacgGAGTGTTCACGTCCTCCATAGTTGTTTGTCTTTTGGGGTACAGGAGAACCAAAGTCCACTGCAGAGCCATCAGACCACATCCATGCGCCTTCTTTGTGGATGTCACTGAGTCTGATCCAGGTGCGTCCCTCAGCAGGGTCAAAGTTTTTGATCAGGGATTTGACGAAGTTCTCTTCAT contains:
- the LOC119503055 gene encoding lactose-binding lectin l-2-like, with the translated sequence MLLFLFLFGLALGAVSPSEELEVQLQRASCPTFWESFNNCCYKYVASVMNWADAELYCVSEGANLVSIRSLDEETFVKSLIKNFDPAERPTWTGLSDIHKQGAWMWSDGSAVNFTYWSPGEPNNKGGLEHCVDRNFGDELKWNDVPCSKTYASVCKSCTTCP